The following nucleotide sequence is from Synchiropus splendidus isolate RoL2022-P1 chromosome 1, RoL_Sspl_1.0, whole genome shotgun sequence.
TTATCACCGGTCCTTTCTTTGGCCTCTGAAACTGTTGATGAAGTGATGATCCAAATGTTTCTCTTTTCCTGTTTAGGATGAGAAGTCCATGCCCAAAGACTTCGGACCCCCAGAAAGAGCACCTGCATCTCTTCCCCGTAAGTCATTATCATGGTTTCTCTGCATACCTTCCTGTGATCTGAGGTGATGTGATGCCCTCAAAGATGGAGTGTTAGGAGCTGTGTTCATCAGATCTTactgtgcatttgttttcatccaggGGGTCTCAGTGGTATCGGTTTGGGTCTTGGACCCGGCGGCCAACCTATTGATGCCAATCAACTCAACCGAGGCGGCGGCGGAGGAATGGGCAACATGGGCCCAGGAGGTATGTCCTCCATTCTTGGTAATTGGATGGAATTGGAAATGAAGTTCACTGAATTCTTCTTCTAACTTCAAGGCATGGATGGAATGGGCTTTGGCAACATGGGAGGCCGCATGGGAGGAGGTACGTGCCAGAAAGTAGCTTGGTGAATACTCAAGTAGTCGGTGCTTGTTTGAACTGTTTGAACGTGGTAACGCTAATGCTGTTAATAATGCATGATTTTAAATGCACTGTAATCTCAATCTTAAGTCTGACCCAACTCTCCGGATCCAGGTGGAGATAACTTTGGAGGAATGAACAACATGGATCGTTTTGGCTCCTCTGGGATGGGCAGAATGAACGGTGAGTTGTTCTGTCACGTCAGTGTGTCCGAACAAGTTGTACTGATGGTTTGATCTCTTGCATTGTCAGAGATGGACCGTGgggttggtggtggtggtttcgacAGAGACTTTGGTCGGAATGATATGGGCATGTCTCGCAACAATTTTGGGGATTCCTTTGATAGAGGGATGGGTTAGTAGTCGCTTCTGTAGCATCAGGCTGAAGGTGGCGTGGTTTTGTTTGATGGTCTTCTGCTTTTTGTCTCCAACCTGCAGGAAACAACATGAACATGGATCGCATGAATTCCGGAATGGATCGCATGGGAACCAGCATGGATCGTCTGCCCAGCATGGACCGGATGGACCGCCCCTCAGATCTTGATAGAATGGGTTCTGGATTTGACCGCATGGGTTCTGGGATGGACCGCATGGGTTCTGGGATGGACCGGCTCGGCCCAAGCATGGATCGTATGAGCTCTGCCATGGACCGGCTTGGCCCGGGTGGATTTGACCGCATGGGAGGTGTTGCAGGAAGTGCTGGGGGCAGCGGCAACATGGACTTCAACTCCAGCATGGGCATGGATCGAATCGGCAACGCCGGCCTGGATAGAATGTCCAGCAGCTTCGACCGCATGGGCTCCTCAGGCGGCCTCGACCGGTTCTCCTCCACTGGCCTCGACCGTATGAGCTCTGGAATGGACCGGATGGGATCCAGCGGCCTTGGTGGTCAGTTCGATCGCTCTGCCGAAATGGATCGCGGGTTTGGTGGCAATTCCTTTGGCGGGCCTGGAGCGGGAGGACCTGGAGCTGGAGCAAACAACATGAGGAAGGGATGCCAGATCTTTGTCAGAAATGTAAGTAATGGCCTGCTTACctgtaaaagtgaaaaaaaaaaaaatccagttgtTCACTTGCGttacttttttttcagctgccATTTGACTTCACATGGAAGATGCTGAAGGACACGTTCAACACTTGTGGTAAATCTTATTCATGTTTAGATGGTCACACATCATGGGCCATAAACTAATAACCTTTGTTTGGCGAAGGCATGGTTCAGTATGCTGACATCAAGATGGAGAACGGCAAGTCCAAGGGCTGTGGGGTGGTCCGCTTCGACAGCCCCGAAACCGCCGAACGGGCCTGTCGCACCATGAACGGCTTCAGACTCAGCGGAAGAGAGATCGACGTCAGGATCGACAGGAACGCATAAACATTTCTGCTGCTCTTAACTCGTCTTTGCATAAACACTCGGAATCGTCCTGGTTACAAGTTCATATTTTATAAACCTGCTCATGTGCTTTGTTATAGATCCTTAGATCAAATTGTTTTACTTGGTGCCCAAGTACCATCttgttttagtttattttttacttttttttttagagaccAATCTTGTACTTTCCTCATCATTCACCTTACCTGTCTCCCCCTGCTTTGTTCTATGATgtgatttgattaaaaaattgGACAATTTGAACGTTGGTCTGTTGTGATTTCTCTCTTTTGTAACTTGGCTTACAGACATCAAATGAGTCTCATGTTGTCGAGATGCTCCAGATTATGTATCATAGTTTTTCCAGACTTGGAAATTGTTTTCTAAGATCAATTGTGGTGGCCTTAGTGCGTCCGGCGTCTTCACTGGTTCGTTAAAACATTGTAGAGTGCTGACGTTAAAGAAAAAGTGTGTATTGTTCCATATGTGTTTCACACAAAACATGAATTGGCTTCAGATCGATTCATAACGATACGTTCAAGGCTAAATGTAGCTCTTCATTTCCATGTGGCGACGAGCCATCGCTCCTCCTTCCTCCACGCGGAAGGTCACTACCGGAAAAAGGTCAGAGCACTACATTCAAGATGGCGTCCCCCTTGTGTCGGTGTTACCAGGTGAGTGTTTGGGactattaaaacaaaaatagtttcacttctgtcaaataaatgttgaaaaaacgGAAAACGGCGTCCTTTTTTAATGAATGTTCTAATTCTACTCTAAGCGCGT
It contains:
- the hnrnpm gene encoding heterogeneous nuclear ribonucleoprotein M isoform X2, producing MKKAVEKVNKHNLNGRPLKVKEDPDGFISQREMNKSGMGPPGGHGGMGMGGMGGMDRMGGMGGMDRMGGMDRMGPGPNGPSVNIPPSLMNNPNIPNEIIHGLQAGRIGSTIFVANLDYKVGWKKLKEVFSMAGAVVRADLLEDKDGKSRGMGTVTFDMPIEAVQAVSMFNGQMLFNRVMHVKLDEKSMPKDFGPPERAPASLPRGLSGIGLGLGPGGQPIDANQLNRGGGGGMGNMGPGGMDGMGFGNMGGRMGGGGDNFGGMNNMDRFGSSGMGRMNGNNMNMDRMNSGMDRMGTSMDRLPSMDRMDRPSDLDRMGSGFDRMGSGMDRMGSGMDRLGPSMDRMSSAMDRLGPGGFDRMGGVAGSAGGSGNMDFNSSMGMDRIGNAGLDRMSSSFDRMGSSGGLDRFSSTGLDRMSSGMDRMGSSGLGGQFDRSAEMDRGFGGNSFGGPGAGGPGAGANNMRKGCQIFVRNLPFDFTWKMLKDTFNTCGMVQYADIKMENGKSKGCGVVRFDSPETAERACRTMNGFRLSGREIDVRIDRNA
- the hnrnpm gene encoding heterogeneous nuclear ribonucleoprotein M isoform X1; the protein is MKKAVEKVNKHNLNGRPLKVKEDPDGFISQREMNKSGMGPPGGHGGMGMGGMGGMDRMGGMGGMDRMGGMDRMGPGPNGPSVNIPPSLMNNPNIPNEIIHGLQAGRIGSTIFVANLDYKVGWKKLKEVFSMAGAVVRADLLEDKDGKSRGMGTVTFDMPIEAVQAVSMFNGQMLFNRVMHVKLDEKSMPKDFGPPERAPASLPRGLSGIGLGLGPGGQPIDANQLNRGGGGGMGNMGPGGMDGMGFGNMGGRMGGGGDNFGGMNNMDRFGSSGMGRMNEMDRGVGGGGFDRDFGRNDMGMSRNNFGDSFDRGMGNNMNMDRMNSGMDRMGTSMDRLPSMDRMDRPSDLDRMGSGFDRMGSGMDRMGSGMDRLGPSMDRMSSAMDRLGPGGFDRMGGVAGSAGGSGNMDFNSSMGMDRIGNAGLDRMSSSFDRMGSSGGLDRFSSTGLDRMSSGMDRMGSSGLGGQFDRSAEMDRGFGGNSFGGPGAGGPGAGANNMRKGCQIFVRNLPFDFTWKMLKDTFNTCGMVQYADIKMENGKSKGCGVVRFDSPETAERACRTMNGFRLSGREIDVRIDRNA